CCAAGTGGACTTATTGTCACATGTCTCCTAATCAGCCATGAAAAACCATCAGAGCTTAATAAATGCTTTACCataaaagcaaaacaaataaaagcaaCTCATACTAAACATTCCATTACTGCAGTAAAAGAAATCCGAgtcaaatcttaaaaatataaacatggAAACAATTAAGAAGCAGGAGTAGGTGATTATTCtgtaactttgaaaactaaatctaCATCTTGCAgagttgataaaagaaaaacaagtgaAAAGGATTCTAGTATTTTGGAGGACATTAACAACAAATCATTATACGGCCATCTAATTCTAACATTTTCAGAAGAATTATGATCCAAAACAATGGCACATAAGAAATCCAACTAAAAAATTAGAAGTAGAACGAGAAACACAAGcgatgaattttaatataatgattagAACAACGAATGGTAAAGAGAGTGAGTGCGGGGGTTGTACCTCGTAAGGTGAGAGgcagtgtttttttttttttcttctcggCTTTGAGATCAACTCTCTGTGTTTCTCTCTCTGTTGAGAAGAGGATAAAACAGGAAAATCCGAATCTAACGGGCACGGTGACGTGCAGTCGGATGCAGAGGAACATAACTAATATAATTGGTGAATTGCTTTGTAAGGGGCAGATGATTGGTTGAAAGTTCACTAGTTGGTGGGTGGTGGAAACCCACCGGGACCCGGAGTCTGTTGCCGACTGATACTGGGTTATTTAGTGGTAGCAAGTTTAAAAACCTCTTCATTcgagttttatttaaataaaaaataactctatttgaatttgatttaaatttattgaattaatattaaagatggtttgatttaaataaaaatagtttagtttgagtttaattcgaatttatgattcaaatgcATGAGtcaaatatatagtttaaattcatagtttgaatttgtgattcgttaataaaataatatcgtttaacaattatttaatataatttaaattaagttacgagataaatttgaatcgaattgagTTATTTGTGTCAAATTCtctataactttaatttgattctatttttaaaaaattcaaactccctaattcaaactcaatttatattcgaaataaataaatttaaattaagtcatAATCAAactaagttaatttttaaatttaaattaactcaattcaaattcaaccctaTTTAATGTAAGCCTGCTAAGCATATGGGCTCATCAAATATGTTTATCAGTATAATCTGTGTATAGATTTAAGcatacaatattatattatttgtcattacgtaattatatattttttttaaattcaaaatataatatatcaattatatacgTTTATGTATAACTAAAAAACCCGTACATAGTTTTTTAGTGGGTTTTTTAGTGACATATGATTcattgagtttgacttgaagcCTTTACTTTATTAGCAGGGCAAATTTAAAACGATTGATTTGATATTGCTTTCATGTtgaaattgaattcaaatattttcacaTTCTCTTTAAACCAACTGATTAGCTCaaacaatttacaattttacgACTTATTGTTAATGTGccaatgaatttttaaaacgtGCTACTTTAGCTTGTTTccattaatgtaatttaattttattatagccAAATTCTTATTTTCTATTCGAACTTGGAAGAAAAggtatatttttatcataatttatttggcatgaattttttttaatttgtcttagtattttttttttattttatcttttccttttttatttttttccgcttatttttttattttttcttttaccttttccttttcttcttcgtTTCTTTTCATCACTGATCATCCTTTCACCCTTTATGTCATTGgttattcttttttaatctgatctcaatcaattttttaaaagtcataTATGAATTCTACTGATatcaatatcttttttattgttattgatagtcatatcttatctctctctcctTATCATAATTATACTCTCTTAATTTATTGTGACTCCTCCATATCTATAGACAATTATTTTCTTCCTATCTACGGCTAATTCAACCATTTCTACCCTAGTCAACAGTTGAGTAATAATTTTTGAagttgttaaaaattttgatttttttcaaaggcttaagtgatatatatttttaatttataaaattatatgagtaaTTTGATATTGTatcaagtaataaaaataattttataattttaacaattggacaaaacaattttataattttaataattgggcaaaaacattatttttaagaaatcaaacaaaatttattaccggaaagcaaataataaatagataattaaaaattttaaacttaaagtacGAAAAATTATAATTCGACCAAATtggggtgagaaatagtccgcTGGCCAGTTGGCCTTTTCTTCTAGATTAAGAGGAGACTTTGGGGTCaacaattagacaaaatatcaTATTCTAGAATCGTGTCTGGAAACAGTATTAATATCTTTTAATGTGCAACATGGTAAAAATGAGAATCTTCATGGAAGCTTCGTTGGATAATAGAGCCGACAAAATATACAGTCAATTGCGTAATTGATCGccataaatcaaatattcaatacaCAGTACAAAGCCAACCAAAATTTCCAGCATGATCACAAAGCAAAAGGGCAAAAAGAGACAGAAAAGATTTGTCCTTGACACCCATCTCTTAATCATTGACAAGCCACCTGGTGCCGCCGGGTAAAACCCTCATTACAATTTCTCTATCGCATTGATCAGAAGGAATAAATATTTACAGACTCAGGGCTCTGATATACATACTTTACAATTACATCAGCCCTTTACAATACAActgaaaaaattggcttaactaTCCTTTACTTGAGCAGAGGAGGAATGCTTGGCTGATACTTTTCTATTCTTCAAATGCATCTTCACGTAAAAATTCATGAAAAGTAACAAAATGACAGCATTGAGCACAGAATTGAAACCCCAGGCGCCAATCCCATTGCATCCGCCTTTGAGCAAGTGCAAGAACAGAACGCCAAAATGGCAAACAAAATTGCAGACCAATAACACAACTTGACAATTCACCACGAGCGGAAAGCAGGCGCCAGGCAAGCCAATCGCGGTCCAGAAGCGGTATCCATAAACGACGGAGTACAATAAGGTTGTCAGCAATATGGCGAGGACTTGAAAGGATTGTGAAAATTCGAGCCAGAGAAAAGACATGAAAGTAAGAATGGATTGGTTGAACAGCTGAAAGAAAGTCAGTTTACGGTATTTCAGGATGCCGAAGAATGTACGGAGGAGATGGAGGAAGCGTGAGAGGTAAAAAACATAGGACCAAAAAAAGACCCGACCAGAAGGGCGGGTCCCGATAGGAAAGCAGAGGAGCCACTGGAACGTGGTGGTGTTGGTTCGACGCCAGAACCAGCGCGTGTCCCGAATCTCGGCTGCAGCTGAGAACAGGATGCCAACGAAAATAACGACGGAGATTAAGGACACAGCAAGGCTATGAACTGCCGGGATCGGGCCGAGTGGGATCCGACGATCACGGTGGAGAAGAAGGCAGAGGAGGAGATGGAGGAAAATTGCGGCGACTATATAGATGGAAATAGCTGAAAACACAAACGACCAGGTGGAACCCCATAATTGAGCGTGGTTCCACCGGAAGTTGACGATTATTGGGTGCTCCGACAGCCAATACGGTATCGTTTGGACTCTGGATAATGCCATGCGCTGAAATGGTTGGTGGGAAATGTCCGTTATGAGAAGAATCAGATGCGTAAAAAGACTGCCAGAAATTAGAGACGGAGATTTAGTTGGAGGTCGGGGCgtaataactaaaatatatagGCTGGGCTGAGGTGGAGAAAAGaaagtattataataatatttttgaagatCCTATGGGA
This is a stretch of genomic DNA from Mangifera indica cultivar Alphonso chromosome 11, CATAS_Mindica_2.1, whole genome shotgun sequence. It encodes these proteins:
- the LOC123229151 gene encoding elongation of fatty acids protein 3-like encodes the protein MALSRVQTIPYWLSEHPIIVNFRWNHAQLWGSTWSFVFSAISIYIVAAIFLHLLLCLLLHRDRRIPLGPIPAVHSLAVSLISVVIFVGILFSAAAEIRDTRWFWRRTNTTTFQWLLCFPIGTRPSGRVFFWSYVFYLSRFLHLLRTFFGILKYRKLTFFQLFNQSILTFMSFLWLEFSQSFQVLAILLTTLLYSVVYGYRFWTAIGLPGACFPLVVNCQVVLLVCNFVCHFGVLFLHLLKGGCNGIGAWGFNSVLNAVILLLFMNFYVKMHLKNRKVSAKHSSSAQVKDS